One segment of Candidatus Pelagibacter ubique HTCC1062 DNA contains the following:
- a CDS encoding membrane protein: MQKIRTSHLIYFFIIMFPLSNYLLPFLIYGDEINIRIYHEGSFGTDIEANEVDTFSDNGNYSLSQPQGIVRKIDPESIYTSLLYVLIFFLTSFFTFVFRNKHLNYEVYFLENKKKEYFQILSLFFIVILTINYFELRKVSNLFENLILISKIFFLFISCTLMFTSKNKKELALFMILVILAFLYIVEVRSKNNLPISYKLIFYFYFLSFIVCIFLNLKNKLTFINVTILGTVGIIVIITTFIWKTNLRSYSDYNWNKLSQKIYIYNVNKPFKSNNVIYSVLGAPISRINKLDQLSYIIETKKNHKLLYGESYIPLFSKFIPRQLWKDKPHETFGNKYGRNYKLIPSYNKSTSVGASTIIEAYINFRFLGIIFLAIFYGLVYRILNFYIHKNREKNTYLSFLLISIGIFISLTSESNLSSGLGGALQLILIAIVYNSLSKFVKIDKKNET, encoded by the coding sequence ATGCAAAAAATTAGAACATCACATTTAATTTATTTTTTTATAATAATGTTTCCTTTATCAAATTATTTACTACCGTTTTTAATATATGGTGATGAAATTAATATACGAATTTATCACGAAGGATCATTTGGTACGGATATTGAAGCTAATGAAGTTGACACTTTTTCAGATAATGGCAACTATAGTTTATCTCAGCCACAAGGTATTGTTCGTAAGATAGATCCAGAAAGTATATATACTTCATTACTATATGTATTAATATTTTTTTTAACGTCCTTTTTTACTTTTGTATTTAGAAATAAGCATTTAAACTACGAAGTATATTTTCTTGAAAATAAAAAAAAGGAGTATTTTCAAATACTTTCTTTATTTTTTATTGTTATTTTAACTATTAATTATTTTGAATTAAGAAAAGTGTCTAATCTTTTTGAAAACTTGATCTTAATTTCTAAAATATTTTTTCTTTTTATTAGTTGTACACTGATGTTTACAAGCAAAAATAAAAAAGAATTAGCTCTTTTTATGATTCTGGTTATCTTAGCGTTTTTGTATATTGTTGAGGTGCGTTCAAAAAACAATTTACCAATTAGTTACAAATTAATTTTTTATTTCTATTTTTTAAGTTTTATTGTTTGTATTTTTTTAAATTTAAAAAATAAATTAACATTTATTAATGTTACAATTTTAGGTACTGTAGGTATTATAGTTATAATTACAACTTTCATTTGGAAGACAAATTTAAGAAGCTATTCGGATTATAATTGGAATAAACTTTCACAAAAAATTTACATTTATAATGTCAATAAACCTTTCAAGTCTAATAATGTAATCTATTCTGTTTTAGGTGCCCCAATTTCAAGAATAAATAAATTAGATCAGCTTTCATATATTATTGAGACAAAAAAAAATCATAAACTCCTTTATGGTGAGTCTTATATTCCCTTATTTAGTAAATTTATCCCAAGACAACTTTGGAAAGATAAACCGCATGAAACTTTTGGAAACAAATATGGAAGAAATTATAAGCTAATTCCATCTTATAATAAAAGTACCAGCGTGGGGGCCTCAACAATAATTGAGGCTTATATAAATTTTAGATTTTTGGGTATCATTTTTTTAGCTATATTTTATGGTTTGGTATACAGAATTTTAAATTTCTACATTCATAAAAATAGAGAAAAAAATACTTACTTATCGTTTTTGTTGATATCAATAGGTATCTTTATATCACTTACATCTGAAAGTAATCTGTCCTCTGGACTAGGAGGTGCACTTCAACTTATACTTATAGCTATCGTATATAATAGTTTATCAAAATTTGTAAAAATAGATAAAAAAAATGAAACATAA
- a CDS encoding SIS domain-containing protein, with translation MKDIILKDLNSKSHIINNLDIKKLIDISKIFKNAINNKRLFFTCGNGGSASTADHVACDYLKRFKKFKSAIRIISLSSNSSTLTAMGNDVNFNQIYSEQIQCLAKRGDILIIFSVSGNSKNLLEAAKISKKKGLKIISFTGNKGGKLFKLSNICINLNSKNYGLVEDIHLSLTHLLSDYILGKKNIIK, from the coding sequence ATGAAAGACATTATTTTAAAAGATCTAAATTCTAAATCTCATATTATAAATAATTTAGATATTAAAAAATTAATAGATATTTCAAAAATTTTCAAAAATGCTATTAATAATAAGAGACTATTTTTTACTTGTGGTAACGGTGGATCAGCTTCTACTGCCGATCACGTAGCTTGTGATTATTTAAAAAGATTTAAAAAATTTAAATCAGCTATAAGAATCATTTCACTTTCTTCCAATAGTTCAACTTTAACAGCTATGGGTAATGATGTTAATTTTAATCAAATATATTCAGAGCAAATACAATGTCTCGCAAAAAGAGGCGATATATTGATAATTTTTAGTGTTTCAGGGAATAGTAAAAACCTATTAGAAGCTGCAAAAATATCAAAGAAAAAAGGTTTAAAAATTATTAGCTTTACTGGAAATAAGGGTGGTAAATTATTTAAATTAAGCAATATTTGTATAAATCTGAACTCCAAAAATTATGGATTAGTTGAGGACATTCATTTGAGTTTAACCCATTTATTATCAGATTATATATTGGGAAAAAAAAATATTATCAAATAA
- a CDS encoding FAD-dependent oxidoreductase: MKHKVAIVGGGFFGCLASLKLAEIKNVYVDLYERKEDILLSASGKNQMRAHIGYHYPRSKDTVKEVQKSTKKFQSFFPKNIFEKTKNFYAITNKKTKTNSRQYLDFLKKNNLYFRNLKKFQFFEKKNIDSVFLVKEKIINIFNARKFLKNKILNNKKIKLSLNTKFNKSNIEDYDKIIYATYEENNLNIKGLTKDIIKKRYELVEKILVKMPSIFSKTSIVVLDGNFVCIDPYLGTNLHLLSDVKNSKIEIQNKRFVKFNNYKKKYLSKQLVKNVKVSLFKKFIKDSKKYLPILTKAKYHGSFFVVRAINHNKNDTRKTEVKKLSEKIFTIYSGKWITAVSTAIKLKLQIKKSLK; this comes from the coding sequence ATGAAACATAAAGTTGCAATTGTTGGTGGAGGTTTTTTTGGATGCTTAGCATCATTAAAACTAGCAGAAATAAAAAATGTGTACGTTGATTTATATGAAAGAAAAGAAGATATTTTACTATCGGCATCAGGTAAAAACCAAATGAGGGCTCATATAGGTTACCACTATCCAAGATCTAAAGACACAGTTAAAGAGGTTCAAAAATCAACAAAAAAATTTCAATCATTTTTTCCAAAAAATATATTTGAAAAAACAAAAAATTTTTACGCAATAACAAATAAAAAAACTAAAACAAATTCTCGTCAATATTTAGATTTTTTGAAAAAAAATAATTTATATTTTAGAAATTTAAAAAAATTTCAATTTTTTGAAAAAAAAAATATTGATAGTGTTTTTTTAGTTAAAGAAAAAATTATAAATATATTTAATGCAAGAAAATTTTTAAAAAACAAAATTTTAAATAATAAAAAAATTAAATTATCTCTTAATACGAAATTTAATAAGAGTAATATAGAAGATTATGATAAAATCATTTATGCCACCTATGAAGAAAATAATTTAAATATTAAAGGTTTAACAAAAGATATTATAAAAAAAAGATATGAACTTGTTGAGAAAATTCTTGTTAAAATGCCGTCAATATTTTCTAAAACTAGTATAGTTGTTTTAGATGGTAACTTTGTCTGTATTGATCCATATTTGGGAACAAATTTACACTTGTTAAGTGATGTTAAAAATTCAAAAATTGAGATTCAAAACAAAAGGTTTGTTAAATTCAATAACTACAAAAAAAAATATTTAAGTAAGCAATTAGTTAAAAATGTGAAAGTTTCTCTTTTTAAAAAATTTATTAAAGATTCGAAGAAATATTTACCCATACTAACTAAAGCGAAATATCATGGATCTTTTTTTGTTGTAAGAGCAATCAATCATAATAAAAATGACACGAGAAAAACTGAAGTAAAAAAATTATCAGAAAAAATTTTTACAATATATAGCGGTAAATGGATTACTGCAGTTTCAACAGCAATTAAGTTAAAACTTCAAATAAAAAAAAGCCTAAAATAA
- a CDS encoding lipopolysaccharide biosynthesis protein, producing MIILNRILKGTSENVVDRFINIIIKFIEPIIFLNLATIEVYGIWLIIFSLPAYIMISDLGFSTVGQNQINMNIKVNKFDLAQKNFLNTLNLSIILNAIFSLLFFLILKEFFDNGFLKLGPIKSNEFYKIAIILIIYTFVHQLNGLFISIYAAHNRYYFKIRLGYLSKIIETFLLFYCLYNNYNFETIVLYFLINKIFFFIFIIFDIVKSYNWIKFQFKLEKKYIKNNLDHALSYLLFPITNALKYQSTNLIINSILGPKYVALLSIYLTLARVMVNLTSITDGIIKIELAKLWISKQLKNLKKIFIFNIQVTFYVSIAIILVLSFSNQLIFNFWIGKDFNINQNLFFIFLISTFFQSLFNSSVALLTSTNNFKKITLYNFINAVIFILSLYFFMDFKPNLFIVAILFLISDLIIFYNALDFSSKMVKDNLRNSLIKIFSFKNFKEAISKIYKNYAKN from the coding sequence TTTTTAAATCTTGCTACAATTGAAGTTTATGGAATTTGGTTAATAATATTTTCACTACCAGCCTATATAATGATAAGTGATTTGGGCTTTTCTACTGTTGGTCAAAATCAGATAAATATGAATATCAAAGTAAACAAATTTGATTTAGCGCAAAAAAATTTTTTAAATACTTTAAATTTGAGTATAATTTTAAACGCAATATTCTCTTTACTTTTTTTCTTAATATTAAAAGAATTTTTTGATAATGGTTTTTTAAAACTTGGTCCTATTAAATCAAACGAATTTTATAAAATAGCTATAATATTAATTATATATACTTTTGTCCATCAGCTTAATGGACTTTTTATATCCATATATGCTGCACATAATAGATATTATTTTAAAATAAGATTAGGATATTTATCAAAAATTATAGAAACTTTTTTGTTATTCTATTGCCTATATAATAATTACAATTTTGAAACTATTGTTCTGTATTTTCTGATTAATAAAATTTTTTTTTTTATTTTCATAATTTTTGACATAGTTAAAAGTTATAATTGGATTAAATTTCAATTTAAATTAGAAAAAAAATATATTAAAAATAATCTGGACCATGCTTTGTCTTATTTGTTATTTCCAATTACGAACGCCTTAAAATATCAATCAACCAATTTAATAATCAATTCAATTTTAGGCCCAAAATATGTGGCTCTTTTATCTATTTATCTTACATTAGCAAGAGTAATGGTTAATCTTACAAGTATAACCGATGGTATTATAAAAATTGAATTAGCAAAATTATGGATAAGTAAACAATTAAAAAATTTAAAGAAAATTTTCATTTTTAATATCCAGGTTACTTTCTATGTTTCAATAGCTATTATATTGGTATTAAGTTTTTCTAATCAATTAATTTTTAATTTTTGGATTGGAAAAGATTTTAATATAAATCAAAATCTTTTTTTTATATTCTTGATTTCAACTTTTTTTCAGAGTTTATTTAATTCATCCGTGGCCCTTCTCACTTCAACAAATAATTTTAAAAAGATTACACTATATAACTTTATTAATGCGGTAATTTTCATTTTATCTCTTTATTTTTTTATGGATTTTAAACCAAATTTATTTATTGTCGCTATTTTATTTTTAATAAGTGATCTTATTATTTTTTATAACGCTTTAGATTTCTCGTCAAAAATGGTGAAGGACAACTTAAGAAATAGCCTTATAAAAATTTTTTCATTTAAAAATTTTAAAGAAGCTATATCAAAAATTTATAAAAATTATGCAAAAAATTAG
- a CDS encoding D-glycero-alpha-D-manno-heptose-1,7-bisphosphate 7-phosphatase, giving the protein MKKCLFLDRDGTINKNLGYIYKYENFIWLKDAKKAIQYAYKKDYLIVIISNQSGVSRGYFKKKDCDLLNLKINESLKKFKCKIHKFYYAFYHPNFKKKKYKASYRKPNPGLFFLAKKKMNIDLSKSFMIGDLKSDQIAAKKAGVRFKLKRNNLLKEVKSII; this is encoded by the coding sequence ATGAAAAAATGTTTATTTCTAGATAGAGATGGTACAATAAATAAAAACCTAGGCTATATTTACAAATATGAAAATTTTATTTGGTTAAAAGATGCAAAAAAAGCAATACAATATGCATATAAAAAAGATTATCTCATAGTAATTATTTCAAATCAATCAGGTGTAAGCCGTGGTTATTTCAAAAAAAAGGATTGTGATTTACTTAATTTAAAAATTAATGAGAGTTTAAAAAAATTTAAATGTAAGATTCATAAATTTTATTATGCTTTTTACCATCCTAATTTTAAAAAAAAAAAATACAAGGCTAGTTATAGAAAACCAAATCCAGGTTTGTTTTTCTTAGCAAAAAAAAAAATGAACATTGACCTGTCAAAAAGTTTTATGATTGGTGATTTAAAATCTGATCAGATAGCAGCTAAGAAAGCCGGAGTCAGATTCAAATTAAAAAGAAATAATTTATTAAAAGAAGTTAAATCAATTATTTGA